From a region of the Nitrospira sp. genome:
- a CDS encoding glycosyltransferase yields MSVFAGRPSIISFCGNDLQSGASVSLLRELCGFTLSNLAALCANGLICKSEQLRHALWWRKAQAVVIPSGVDLNLFMPGPQDEAREELGWNLESPIAIVNVGGDAKVKGIDFARAAMKFVHARLPNAELQVLASVEPMRMPLYYRAADVLLCTSLSEGSPNVVKEALACNLPVVSTPVGDVPERLVGVHPSSVVSRDPRVFGEAIVNILLTRQRSNGRERIVHLGLDQIAGRLLDTYRSVLNG; encoded by the coding sequence ATGAGTGTGTTCGCAGGCCGTCCATCCATCATTTCTTTCTGCGGGAATGATTTGCAATCTGGGGCATCGGTCTCCTTACTGCGCGAGCTGTGTGGTTTCACCCTTTCCAATCTTGCTGCGCTTTGTGCGAACGGTTTGATCTGTAAGAGTGAACAACTCCGCCATGCGTTATGGTGGCGAAAAGCCCAAGCCGTTGTCATTCCGAGCGGAGTTGATCTCAACCTGTTCATGCCGGGTCCACAGGATGAAGCCAGAGAAGAGTTGGGCTGGAATCTTGAGAGTCCCATTGCTATCGTCAATGTCGGAGGGGATGCAAAGGTCAAAGGCATCGATTTCGCTAGGGCGGCTATGAAGTTTGTGCATGCGCGCCTTCCAAATGCTGAACTGCAAGTGCTCGCGAGTGTGGAGCCCATGCGAATGCCCTTGTACTATCGAGCTGCTGATGTACTGCTATGCACGAGCCTATCGGAAGGTTCACCGAATGTAGTTAAGGAAGCACTAGCCTGCAACCTGCCGGTCGTCTCTACGCCTGTCGGTGATGTCCCTGAAAGACTGGTTGGCGTACACCCATCGTCTGTAGTGTCACGGGATCCGAGGGTGTTCGGAGAGGCCATAGTGAATATCTTGCTAACTAGGCAGCGAAGTAACGGGCGCGAGCGAATTGTGCACCTTGGTCTCGATCAAATTGCAGGTCGGCTGCTAGACACCTACCGGTCGGTTCTCAATGGGTAG
- a CDS encoding glycosyltransferase, translating into MDSKSILMISYYFPPEGNAAVYRSMRFLKELVKARWQATMVCCQPYQYERYDPQLLDQVPPTTRVIRIKARDPWRAIQTWRGVRTENKLASSSVQEARQVVAGHHAPWRSSLRELVRRAEAWVYRPDMAMLWIRPTTQETIAFCRQSEPSVIWATIGPLSAGVVAYRTSEATGIPYMLDFRDPWGLEYYGREARRPAWAKKVDNRIIARMFERARAVVFMFESVAQAYLRAYPQSLERTKIHIIPNGFEGEVESFVHAPGERCLVLYAGTLSSYRYDTLLEGIVQFKRKDPTRATQLRLLFIGGGLREFAERVRDLEIEDVVKILPPTSSAEIRRLQREAHALLVLGRESGVKGHELVAGAKLFGYLQAGRPIVGVLPHDETRRILCEVGNTLIADASNPEEVTAVFEKVVEAWASRTLDRFVPNRAACEAYSSGRQISNLIAALNGASPEKIVTVDASNMPLRLQSEVAP; encoded by the coding sequence ATGGATTCCAAATCCATCCTCATGATCTCCTACTATTTCCCACCGGAGGGCAACGCCGCCGTCTATCGTTCTATGCGTTTCTTAAAAGAGCTGGTGAAGGCGCGATGGCAAGCGACAATGGTCTGTTGCCAACCGTACCAGTACGAACGATATGATCCACAGCTTCTCGACCAGGTGCCGCCGACTACTCGGGTTATTCGAATCAAGGCTCGGGATCCCTGGCGTGCGATACAGACCTGGCGCGGAGTACGGACAGAGAACAAACTTGCCAGCTCATCCGTCCAGGAAGCGCGGCAGGTGGTCGCAGGACATCACGCGCCGTGGCGGTCAAGCCTTCGCGAGTTAGTCCGCAGGGCGGAAGCGTGGGTGTACCGCCCTGATATGGCCATGCTCTGGATAAGGCCGACGACGCAGGAAACCATAGCCTTCTGCCGGCAAAGTGAACCGAGTGTCATTTGGGCTACGATCGGACCGCTCTCTGCCGGTGTGGTCGCCTATCGGACATCAGAAGCGACCGGCATCCCCTATATGCTGGACTTCAGGGATCCCTGGGGGTTGGAGTATTACGGCCGTGAAGCCAGGCGTCCGGCTTGGGCCAAGAAAGTGGACAATCGGATCATCGCCCGCATGTTCGAGCGAGCGCGGGCGGTGGTTTTCATGTTTGAGTCGGTTGCTCAGGCATACTTGCGCGCGTATCCTCAATCGTTGGAGCGAACGAAGATTCATATCATCCCGAACGGTTTCGAAGGTGAGGTTGAATCCTTTGTGCATGCGCCTGGAGAGCGTTGCCTGGTTCTGTATGCCGGCACGCTGAGTTCATATCGATACGACACACTCCTCGAAGGCATCGTCCAGTTCAAGCGCAAAGACCCTACGCGAGCCACACAGCTACGATTGTTATTCATAGGCGGAGGTCTTCGGGAATTCGCCGAACGAGTCAGAGACCTCGAGATTGAGGATGTGGTCAAAATCCTTCCACCCACCTCCAGTGCCGAAATCCGCCGTCTTCAACGAGAGGCTCATGCGCTCCTGGTGTTGGGCAGAGAGTCGGGAGTAAAGGGACATGAACTCGTTGCCGGTGCAAAACTGTTCGGCTATCTTCAGGCCGGAAGGCCAATTGTCGGAGTCCTCCCTCATGACGAAACACGCCGCATTCTCTGTGAAGTCGGGAACACGCTCATCGCAGATGCAAGCAATCCCGAAGAAGTGACCGCCGTTTTTGAAAAAGTCGTCGAGGCTTGGGCAAGCAGGACACTCGATCGATTTGTGCCGAATCGCGCAGCCTGCGAGGCTTACTCGTCCGGCCGCCAGATCTCGAATCTTATTGCCGCCCTAAATGGGGCTTCCCCTGAGAAGATAGTGACAGTGGATGCGTCTAATATGCCGCTGCGGTTGCAATCAGAGGTTGCCCCATGA
- a CDS encoding glycosyltransferase family 2 protein: MISVVVPCFNERQHIETCVRSIMNQERPAEGLEIIVADGLSEDGTREILKRLMSEYPELRVVDNPKRVTPCAMNAGIREARGRYIAILGAHCQYAPDYLSTCVALLQEHPEVSCVGGPAVSMGKGLFGQAVAAAMSHPVGIGNAKHRYPTYEGYAEGACYPVFRREVFEKVGLYDEMLVRNQDDELNYRLAKHGEKVFISPRARYSYFIRETPSRLFRQYYEYGYWRVAVLRKHRIPASFRQIVPPVFMTIMLMSVILGLSLPGWWRLTAVTIPVLYGVTLLTVGVTQRGHGDWRVAVLFPVAAVIMHVAYAAGFVRGLMKGGDRPVQSGQSNKGECHESGA; this comes from the coding sequence ATGATTTCAGTTGTTGTTCCATGCTTTAACGAACGCCAACACATTGAGACCTGTGTACGGTCGATTATGAACCAGGAACGTCCGGCGGAAGGTTTGGAAATTATTGTGGCGGACGGTCTTTCCGAGGACGGTACCCGGGAAATCCTAAAACGTCTCATGTCGGAATATCCTGAGTTGCGGGTTGTTGATAATCCCAAGCGTGTTACACCCTGCGCGATGAACGCGGGCATTCGTGAGGCCCGTGGTCGATATATCGCCATTCTTGGAGCCCATTGCCAGTATGCTCCTGATTACCTGTCGACATGCGTCGCCCTTCTTCAGGAGCACCCTGAAGTATCCTGTGTTGGCGGACCGGCTGTGAGCATGGGAAAGGGTCTCTTCGGTCAGGCCGTTGCGGCTGCAATGTCCCACCCTGTGGGAATCGGCAATGCCAAACATCGATACCCGACATACGAAGGTTATGCCGAAGGGGCGTGCTATCCGGTATTTCGTAGAGAAGTGTTTGAAAAAGTCGGGCTCTATGATGAAATGTTGGTTCGTAATCAAGATGATGAGCTCAACTACCGGCTTGCCAAGCATGGGGAAAAGGTCTTTATTTCACCGCGCGCCCGATATTCTTATTTTATCCGTGAGACACCGTCCAGACTCTTCAGGCAGTATTACGAGTACGGTTATTGGCGGGTCGCGGTATTAAGGAAGCATCGGATTCCCGCTTCCTTTCGACAGATCGTGCCACCCGTATTTATGACGATCATGTTGATGAGTGTGATCTTGGGTTTGTCTCTGCCGGGGTGGTGGCGACTTACTGCTGTAACGATCCCGGTCCTTTATGGAGTGACCTTACTGACGGTTGGAGTGACTCAGAGGGGTCATGGTGATTGGCGGGTGGCAGTCCTTTTCCCTGTCGCAGCTGTCATTATGCACGTGGCGTATGCTGCGGGATTTGTGCGTGGGCTGATGAAGGGGGGCGATCGTCCGGTGCAGAGTGGACAGAGCAACAAAGGAGAATGTCATGAATCAGGAGCATAA
- a CDS encoding glycosyltransferase family 4 protein: MKIVYVNDIVYGYAIGDPSAKGGAERYGWYLTRALAAHGWSVTVGVVSALGEGEERVIEGVRFLGLSRRAHFLLDWYEFLKKERPDWCFWQCADHLWGPAAEIARWLGVRTAFSVMHDLDVQPRIALRRRRKNWWLLYKWGLHRTDLMFVQHGAQRDLLPAVWRERAFLLPGIVPLSDQVMPHSERNGTVAWVGVIRPIKRPDLLIEIARRLPTIRFVVCGAPTLGYWNAKEIENILAQLRSLQNVEYRGHVAPDQTVKIIGGANLLLSTSDGEGFPSVFLEAWASGTPVVSLQIDPDHKIRNGELGKITDTVEGAVEAVRFLMGSDKSRQDMGTKARRHVEELHSPIAAVQAFESAVASVTALRASTLMQQESR, from the coding sequence ATGAAAATCGTGTATGTGAACGATATTGTCTATGGATACGCGATCGGAGATCCATCGGCGAAAGGCGGAGCGGAGCGGTATGGGTGGTATCTGACACGAGCGTTAGCGGCTCACGGCTGGTCGGTCACCGTAGGGGTTGTATCTGCCTTAGGAGAAGGAGAGGAACGAGTAATCGAAGGTGTACGATTCCTCGGCCTTAGCCGCCGCGCCCATTTTCTATTGGATTGGTACGAATTCCTGAAAAAGGAGCGGCCGGACTGGTGCTTCTGGCAATGTGCCGACCACCTCTGGGGGCCGGCAGCGGAAATTGCTCGATGGCTTGGAGTGCGAACAGCCTTTTCCGTGATGCACGACTTGGACGTGCAGCCACGGATAGCGCTCAGGCGGCGGAGAAAGAACTGGTGGCTGCTCTATAAATGGGGACTTCATCGCACCGACCTTATGTTTGTTCAACATGGCGCTCAGCGTGACTTATTGCCGGCAGTTTGGCGCGAGAGGGCATTTCTCCTTCCCGGCATTGTGCCGTTATCTGACCAAGTGATGCCTCATTCAGAACGGAATGGAACCGTGGCCTGGGTCGGCGTAATCAGGCCCATTAAACGGCCTGATCTGCTGATCGAAATCGCGCGCCGACTGCCGACGATTCGCTTCGTGGTATGCGGTGCGCCGACTCTTGGTTACTGGAATGCTAAAGAAATCGAGAATATCCTCGCACAGTTGCGATCTCTCCAGAACGTCGAATACCGGGGCCATGTCGCCCCTGACCAGACTGTGAAAATCATCGGCGGGGCCAACTTGCTGCTTTCAACATCGGATGGCGAGGGCTTCCCCAGCGTCTTCTTGGAGGCCTGGGCCTCGGGAACACCGGTGGTGAGTCTTCAGATCGATCCCGATCACAAGATTCGGAATGGTGAGCTGGGAAAGATCACTGACACTGTTGAAGGTGCCGTTGAGGCGGTGCGCTTTTTAATGGGATCCGATAAGAGCCGTCAAGATATGGGGACAAAAGCTCGGCGCCATGTCGAAGAGCTGCATAGCCCGATTGCGGCAGTTCAAGCATTTGAAAGCGCGGTTGCAAGTGTCACTGCATTGAGGGCTTCAACCTTGATGCAACAGGAGAGTCGGTGA
- the asnB gene encoding asparagine synthase (glutamine-hydrolyzing), whose translation MAAQTAVRRMIQVQRHRGPDGEGFYDGKGVSLGHCRLSIIDLTESGHQPMTDQKSRYWITYNGEIYNYLELAAELRGLGFRFHGRSDTEILLAAFCQWGEKCLERLRGMFAFAIWDERTQCLFAARDRLGIKPFHYWVDGDRRFAFASELKALLEFPSQLSANPQLATDFLAWNLLDHEAEDTMVATIKRLPPAHAMIWQKGIGIRLWRYWQISISEELEVTPERRSKLNEEFRLRFEESVSLHLRSDVPVGTCLSGGLDSSAITCVVNAELHRRGVSKENLQHTFSACFEEPRLDERQYIEAVAAATGCETHFVFPNGERMREDMDRWIWHQEEPVGGSGVYAQYCVARLAREYGIKVLLDGQGADEQLAGYRKFILVYLKQLIKSRRFVLAAREAIAFFGSPEILRTSRLADGRRYLFGSVPEFEQIRCGNSHLARPSMLRIGDSLGRRLEADLMRFSLPVLLRYEDRNTMAFGIESRVPFVDHVLVEWVASLPANMRLSGGWTKRILRDALAGILPEMVRQRKSKLGFETPETKWIKGPLSDWLRDTLHAPRHLANVVEIEGIHRLLAQRDGGDPFLSRQNLLFRLAIYESWARQFLKPISPS comes from the coding sequence GTGGCGGCACAAACGGCAGTGCGCCGAATGATTCAAGTGCAGCGGCATCGAGGACCAGATGGGGAGGGATTCTACGACGGTAAGGGGGTTTCTCTTGGCCACTGCCGATTGTCGATCATTGATTTGACTGAATCGGGTCATCAGCCGATGACCGATCAGAAGAGTCGGTATTGGATTACTTACAACGGTGAGATTTATAACTATTTGGAATTGGCAGCGGAATTGCGTGGCCTTGGATTTCGTTTTCATGGGCGATCCGATACCGAGATACTTCTAGCTGCATTTTGTCAGTGGGGAGAGAAGTGTTTGGAGCGTCTCAGAGGCATGTTCGCGTTTGCCATTTGGGATGAACGGACACAGTGTCTTTTCGCCGCGCGAGATCGACTTGGAATCAAGCCTTTCCATTATTGGGTAGACGGGGACAGGAGATTCGCTTTTGCCTCCGAACTGAAAGCGCTTCTTGAATTCCCATCACAACTCAGTGCCAATCCACAGTTGGCCACGGATTTTCTAGCCTGGAATCTTCTTGACCATGAAGCCGAGGACACGATGGTGGCTACAATCAAACGGTTGCCACCTGCTCACGCTATGATTTGGCAGAAGGGCATTGGTATCCGGCTGTGGCGATATTGGCAGATCTCAATCAGTGAGGAGCTTGAGGTTACGCCTGAACGAAGGTCGAAACTGAATGAGGAATTCCGTCTTCGATTCGAAGAAAGCGTGTCTCTCCACCTCAGATCTGATGTGCCGGTCGGCACATGCTTGAGCGGCGGCCTTGACTCTTCAGCAATTACCTGCGTGGTTAACGCTGAGTTACATCGCCGAGGAGTGTCGAAAGAAAATCTCCAGCATACCTTTAGTGCCTGTTTTGAGGAGCCTCGCCTTGATGAACGACAATACATTGAAGCAGTTGCAGCTGCTACTGGTTGCGAGACCCACTTTGTTTTTCCAAACGGCGAACGGATGCGCGAGGATATGGATAGGTGGATTTGGCACCAAGAGGAACCTGTAGGAGGGTCTGGTGTTTATGCTCAATATTGTGTTGCCCGCCTTGCACGGGAGTACGGAATCAAGGTGCTGTTAGATGGACAGGGAGCCGATGAGCAGCTTGCAGGGTATCGAAAATTTATCCTGGTATATCTGAAGCAGCTCATAAAATCGAGACGCTTCGTTCTAGCTGCCAGAGAAGCCATCGCTTTCTTTGGGAGCCCTGAAATTTTACGTACTAGTCGGCTTGCTGATGGGCGCCGGTACCTCTTCGGTTCTGTACCTGAGTTTGAGCAGATTCGGTGCGGCAACTCTCATCTAGCCCGCCCGTCAATGTTGCGAATTGGAGATTCCTTGGGTCGACGACTGGAGGCAGACCTGATGAGGTTTAGTTTGCCAGTTCTACTCCGCTACGAAGACCGAAATACTATGGCGTTTGGAATCGAATCGCGGGTGCCATTTGTTGATCATGTCTTGGTAGAGTGGGTAGCAAGTCTACCGGCCAATATGCGCTTGTCAGGTGGGTGGACCAAGCGGATTCTCAGAGATGCGCTCGCCGGAATTCTTCCGGAAATGGTACGTCAACGCAAGAGTAAACTGGGTTTTGAAACTCCAGAAACCAAGTGGATAAAGGGTCCACTATCTGACTGGCTCAGAGATACCTTGCATGCCCCACGTCATCTTGCCAATGTGGTTGAGATAGAGGGCATCCATCGCTTACTGGCTCAACGGGATGGAGGAGATCCGTTTCTTTCCCGTCAGAATCTATTGTTCCGCTTAGCAATTTATGAGAGTTGGGCGCGTCAATTTCTAAAACCCATATCTCCAAGCTGA
- a CDS encoding glycosyltransferase family 4 protein, which translates to MPGPVPQQILGPISGNVRCRLLYVVGQLGLGGLERQLFYLLANLDHAQYRPAVIVWNLNPNDKYVRDIEELRIPIWGFPTEWSPFSKLRALGVLARQVVPEVIHSYGFHTNFAAYYAAWKTGALAIGSLRSDFANAKREGGTLRGALNARWPVAHISNSQTSADAARCATGLFAPRQVFVVRNGLDLDRFRWVSDGTGKREYVAAVGSLLPVKRWDRLLRVVQRVKAVVGEDVRFRIAGDGPLRPTLEKLADDLSISGTVEFCGAVHDIPAFLSGAKFLVHTSESEGCPNVVMEAMACGLPVVAMEAGDIPYLVEDGRTGFVVPQGDERVFMERVSELHGDDELSFRLGIAAREKARQEFTLERLVSETLAAYNAAGWGRRKR; encoded by the coding sequence ATGCCTGGGCCCGTTCCCCAGCAGATCCTAGGTCCCATTTCAGGCAATGTACGCTGCAGACTTCTCTACGTTGTGGGACAACTTGGGCTTGGGGGGCTCGAACGGCAACTGTTCTATCTTCTTGCGAATCTAGATCATGCCCAATATCGACCTGCCGTGATTGTCTGGAATCTCAATCCAAACGACAAATACGTTCGGGACATCGAAGAGCTGAGAATCCCAATCTGGGGATTCCCTACTGAATGGTCGCCTTTCTCTAAGTTGCGAGCCTTGGGAGTATTAGCACGGCAGGTTGTGCCGGAGGTCATTCATTCGTACGGCTTTCATACAAACTTTGCCGCATATTATGCTGCATGGAAAACCGGAGCGCTGGCGATCGGCTCTCTCCGCAGCGACTTTGCGAATGCTAAGCGAGAGGGAGGAACTCTGAGAGGAGCGCTCAACGCCAGGTGGCCGGTTGCCCATATCTCAAATAGTCAGACATCGGCTGACGCCGCGCGATGTGCTACCGGCTTGTTTGCGCCTAGACAGGTATTTGTCGTCCGTAATGGTCTTGATCTCGACCGCTTCAGATGGGTGAGCGATGGCACTGGGAAGAGAGAGTATGTGGCAGCAGTTGGGTCCTTGCTCCCGGTCAAGCGTTGGGATCGCTTGTTAAGAGTGGTTCAAAGGGTGAAGGCCGTCGTGGGCGAAGACGTACGGTTTCGGATTGCGGGTGATGGTCCCCTGCGCCCCACTCTCGAAAAACTGGCAGATGACCTTAGTATTTCAGGAACCGTGGAATTTTGCGGAGCCGTTCATGACATACCGGCGTTTTTGAGCGGGGCCAAGTTTCTCGTCCACACTTCGGAGAGCGAAGGATGTCCCAACGTAGTAATGGAAGCCATGGCTTGCGGTCTTCCTGTTGTAGCGATGGAGGCAGGGGATATCCCATATCTCGTGGAAGATGGAAGAACTGGATTTGTCGTTCCTCAAGGAGATGAGAGAGTGTTTATGGAACGTGTATCCGAACTGCACGGCGATGATGAGCTGAGCTTCCGCTTAGGAATAGCTGCCAGAGAAAAAGCGCGACAAGAGTTCACGCTGGAGCGCCTTGTTTCGGAAACGCTAGCAGCTTACAACGCTGCCGGGTGGGGGAGACGAAAGCGATGA
- a CDS encoding O-antigen ligase family protein has protein sequence MILAVSCFLSVTAKAVQVYAPVALAFCTGISTLAIHFMFFEVNDNAMAEALYFLGWLELLVIVQALSLRPGFLHRFAIVALAIGLATVPYVNLTGGAGAIVRASAVGTALANGNALGMWFGFCTVYSIFWGFQSQNIALRITSWAIAVGCFYMVAITVSRGPVLAIALACIVGFRSMLKHSFVPLLVLVLMISLLYLSGVFDQELESYTSRGVEESGRGKLFPRALERILNSPWIGVGLDDIKVPYGGRRVMNPHNGLLHIWLGAGIVPAMCFLGYLWRVAIGTRHLMRMVPVDEAMLIPPLVVFGLVEFMVLDYTFMSPWTVVAFGLAAGAGQAYARRAPPPLQ, from the coding sequence ATGATCTTGGCAGTAAGTTGCTTCCTGAGCGTTACTGCCAAGGCCGTTCAGGTGTATGCGCCAGTCGCATTGGCTTTCTGCACCGGAATCTCGACCCTTGCGATACACTTCATGTTTTTTGAGGTGAATGACAATGCGATGGCAGAGGCCCTTTATTTTCTTGGATGGCTCGAATTGTTGGTCATTGTTCAGGCCTTGTCTCTTCGCCCAGGGTTTCTGCACCGTTTTGCAATTGTGGCTCTCGCGATCGGGTTAGCAACCGTGCCCTATGTCAATTTAACCGGCGGCGCCGGTGCGATTGTGCGGGCTTCGGCTGTTGGAACAGCGCTCGCCAACGGAAATGCGCTGGGGATGTGGTTCGGTTTCTGTACCGTGTATTCTATCTTCTGGGGTTTCCAGTCTCAGAATATAGCTTTAAGAATTACCTCTTGGGCCATTGCAGTAGGGTGTTTCTACATGGTCGCAATTACGGTCAGCCGGGGTCCCGTGTTGGCGATTGCCTTGGCATGTATCGTTGGGTTTCGTTCAATGCTGAAGCACAGCTTTGTTCCTCTCTTGGTGCTCGTTCTGATGATATCCCTGCTTTATCTATCCGGTGTGTTTGATCAAGAGTTGGAAAGCTACACATCTCGAGGGGTAGAGGAATCTGGGCGTGGAAAACTATTCCCACGCGCTCTGGAGCGGATACTGAATTCCCCATGGATTGGTGTCGGCCTGGACGACATCAAAGTACCTTATGGGGGGCGGCGGGTTATGAACCCGCACAATGGGCTCCTCCATATTTGGCTAGGGGCAGGAATCGTCCCCGCGATGTGCTTTCTGGGTTATTTGTGGAGAGTGGCAATCGGCACTCGCCACCTTATGCGAATGGTGCCTGTGGACGAAGCTATGCTTATTCCGCCACTGGTCGTGTTCGGATTGGTGGAGTTCATGGTCCTTGATTACACGTTCATGTCCCCCTGGACCGTAGTGGCATTTGGTTTGGCTGCTGGCGCTGGTCAAGCGTATGCTCGCCGCGCTCCCCCGCCCCTGCAATGA
- a CDS encoding right-handed parallel beta-helix repeat-containing protein, which produces MITISRKHVIALAQSAFLLLSTVTLHAETYYVATTGNDSNPGTSDNPWRNPQKCAASPVQAGDTCIVRDGSYTDTKGEGIVVYASGRSPAGTASQPITIKSETPLGAVIILPNGPDDVVNVGFYISRPYYIIEGFDIRGGTNTGLKTSHSGIVFNQIAGGIARLNSFHHIATNVCTNSPYGKTGMLLNKARDIIVEQNYFYSIGRLREGENGCTAKTGYHDHGIYINGVTNVIVRRNVFYDTSRGWPIHVYGGTTTDLNIYHNTISGHSPTGKPAGHILLGGTINGATIKNNISNDAQNGMVITYYLKASDVTISNNLSDTQEKIGSPPAGVTFSNNVQESTNLGFIAKSKNDFHLSSASAAINRGTKLGVPPVKDGAPDIGAYEFSDENDSSLPAAPTELVIR; this is translated from the coding sequence ATGATCACAATTTCACGAAAGCACGTGATTGCCTTAGCACAAAGTGCCTTCCTCCTACTGAGCACCGTCACGCTTCATGCTGAGACATACTATGTGGCCACGACAGGAAATGATAGCAACCCCGGGACGTCGGACAATCCATGGCGTAATCCTCAAAAATGTGCTGCCTCGCCCGTCCAAGCAGGCGATACCTGTATCGTGCGAGATGGCAGTTATACTGATACGAAAGGAGAGGGAATCGTAGTGTATGCCTCAGGACGCTCACCTGCAGGTACTGCTTCACAACCTATTACAATTAAAAGCGAGACACCACTTGGAGCCGTGATCATTCTACCCAATGGCCCAGATGATGTTGTCAATGTGGGATTCTACATCAGCCGACCATACTATATTATCGAAGGATTCGATATCAGAGGAGGAACCAATACTGGACTGAAAACGAGCCATAGCGGCATCGTGTTTAACCAAATAGCCGGTGGAATCGCCCGATTGAACTCGTTCCACCACATAGCCACAAACGTCTGCACCAATAGCCCTTACGGAAAAACAGGTATGCTTCTCAATAAAGCAAGAGATATTATTGTAGAGCAAAACTATTTCTATTCTATTGGACGCCTGCGAGAGGGAGAGAATGGCTGCACTGCGAAGACTGGCTACCATGATCATGGAATCTATATTAATGGAGTCACGAATGTCATCGTACGACGAAATGTATTCTATGACACATCCCGCGGATGGCCTATCCACGTCTACGGCGGAACAACGACAGACTTGAATATCTATCACAACACAATCTCCGGCCATAGCCCAACAGGGAAGCCAGCCGGGCATATCCTCTTGGGTGGCACGATCAATGGTGCCACCATCAAGAATAATATTTCGAATGATGCGCAGAACGGAATGGTAATTACGTATTACTTGAAAGCTTCCGACGTCACCATCAGCAACAACCTCTCTGACACTCAAGAGAAAATCGGATCGCCGCCTGCGGGCGTCACTTTTTCCAACAATGTCCAAGAGAGTACCAACCTAGGCTTCATCGCAAAGTCGAAGAACGACTTTCACCTTTCCTCTGCAAGTGCCGCAATCAACAGAGGAACGAAGCTCGGAGTTCCTCCTGTCAAGGACGGAGCTCCTGATATTGGAGCCTATGAATTTTCAGATGAGAATGATTCATCCTTGCCTGCTGCTCCCACTGAACTGGTGATCCGATAA
- a CDS encoding SGNH/GDSL hydrolase family protein has protein sequence MSRGKTLTANLGLAILAVAIILGVLEAVLAITKFNAPSASRFVPGKGVTYIPHAYYRHTKEGFSEGHYNSQGFRDYERTYIKAPGVFRILILGDSYIEALQVALEDTFSAQLEKLLNSQAASTHTRFEVLALGQSGFGTADEYIRYLNFGAAYDPDLVILAFFTGNDFRNNSKYLNRENVGFYYTFDRQHNLVLDRSLIDAYERNLSFAKRLYEELKAKSHLLSLISERIYLFKRQLLEDRMAEADKDRENVGERKSRTIDSLSDLNIYRTDLLPPWKEAVEITKEIILKFRDAVEERGGRFLLLGLSNAEQVHPEVGNELKNQYDIDLDYEQPDRILEGFARESGITFLKLMPAFREYHVKTGEYLHGFGASHQGHWNQEGHRLAAELTFKFLKERNLCVLENRAS, from the coding sequence ATGTCCAGGGGTAAAACACTCACAGCTAATCTCGGACTTGCAATCCTGGCCGTGGCCATTATCCTTGGTGTGTTGGAAGCCGTGTTGGCAATAACGAAGTTCAATGCCCCGTCTGCATCACGTTTTGTTCCTGGTAAAGGAGTGACATATATTCCACATGCGTACTACCGTCATACAAAGGAAGGTTTTTCAGAAGGACACTATAACTCCCAGGGGTTTCGTGATTATGAACGCACATACATAAAAGCACCCGGTGTGTTTCGAATTCTTATCTTAGGGGATTCCTACATCGAAGCCCTACAAGTGGCATTGGAAGACACTTTCTCTGCACAACTTGAAAAGCTCCTCAATAGCCAAGCAGCTTCTACTCATACACGATTTGAAGTTCTTGCACTTGGCCAGTCCGGTTTTGGCACCGCTGATGAATACATCCGCTATCTCAATTTCGGTGCTGCTTATGATCCTGATCTTGTGATTCTGGCGTTCTTCACGGGGAATGATTTTCGCAATAATTCGAAGTATCTCAATCGTGAGAACGTAGGCTTTTACTATACGTTTGATCGTCAGCATAATCTCGTTCTTGATCGATCGCTGATTGATGCGTATGAGAGGAATCTTTCATTTGCAAAACGCCTCTACGAAGAGCTGAAAGCCAAGTCCCACCTATTGAGCCTGATCTCAGAGAGAATCTATCTTTTCAAGCGCCAACTCCTGGAAGATAGGATGGCAGAAGCGGATAAAGATAGGGAGAACGTTGGAGAGAGAAAGAGCCGGACAATTGACTCGTTATCGGATCTGAACATTTATCGGACGGATCTTTTGCCACCATGGAAGGAAGCGGTAGAGATTACTAAGGAGATTATTCTGAAATTCAGAGATGCAGTTGAAGAACGCGGGGGTCGGTTCTTACTGCTTGGGCTTTCCAATGCCGAACAGGTCCATCCCGAGGTAGGGAATGAACTGAAGAACCAATACGATATTGATCTGGATTATGAGCAACCGGACAGAATCTTGGAGGGGTTTGCCAGAGAGAGCGGAATCACGTTCTTAAAACTCATGCCGGCTTTTCGAGAATACCATGTGAAAACGGGGGAGTATTTGCATGGCTTTGGGGCCAGCCACCAAGGTCACTGGAATCAAGAAGGGCACCGTCTGGCGGCCGAACTAACGTTCAAGTTCCTCAAGGAGCGCAATCTGTGCGTGCTCGAGAACAGGGCATCGTGA